CCGGGATAGAGACGACTTGTTGAAAAAGGCGAGGAGGCTGGCCGACGCCGGCGTCATAAAGCTTGAGGACCTCCAGAGCGCCTCTATTGAGGAGCTTGTGCTGGGGGCCCACTTCAACGCCAACTACTTCTACTCCGTGGTGAGGAGGAGGCTGGAGCTCCACAGCTTCGACAGGCGGATACAGAGCGACCTCGACGGGATCTACCGCCTCCCCGCCCGGGACCAGCTGGAGCTCGACCCGGAGGTGCGCTACGTGGAGGTGGGCCACGAGCCGGCGACTATACGCGAGTCTCTCCTTGAGAAGGTCTTCGACATTGGGTATAGATTCGTCGAGGCGGCTAGGAGGCTGGTGCCCCCCGGCGTAATCGGCCCATTTACGCTACAGTTTATCGTCACCCCTCAGCTAGACCTCGTCGTTTACGACGTGGCCCCGAGAATCGGGGGCGGCACAAATGTGTACATAGGGGTGGGCGGGCAGTACTCAAAGCTGTACTGGGGGAGGCCCATATCTATCGGCCGCCGTATAGCTATTGAAATCCGCGAGGCGGCGGAGAGGGGCTTTTTATCCGAAGTCACCACCTAGCCTCCTCCAGGTAATCCCACCGTTGGGGCAGGCCCTGGCGGCTCTCATGACGTTGGGCAACAGCTCCTCCCCCACGACGCCCTCGTCTATACGCCCGTCTAACCTATACTCCCTCCTCACGGCCGACAGGCCCTCAACCATTTCAAAAACGGCACCTTGACACAAGCCGCAACCAGTACACAGCCACCTATCAACCTTTACGTAAATCACAGAGGTGTACACCCCCGGAATAAATAATTTTGTTTCTACCAACCGGTTAATACTGGAGTCTATATATGTAGAACTGCTTATCTATGAGTTTCCAGTCCTCTTCTTTTATCTCCCAGCCGATGGACTGGGCAATCTCTTCAACGTGCCTCGCGTTCGAGGCCTTGACCACGGGCACCACGTTGGGTATCTTGGTGTACCAGTTAAGCGCGATCTGCACGGCGCTTTTCTCGTACCTCCTCCCAATACTCCCGAGGAGGGGGTCGAGGGCCAGGGCCCCCCGCTCAAGAGCGCTGTATCCCAGGTAGAGGAGCCCCTCCCTCTGGGCGAGGGGCAGGACGTCGAGCTCGTCTCTTCTATAGCGCAGGCTGTACCTATTCTCCACGGCGGCTGGCTGTAGCTTCTTCGCGCAGGTAAGCGCCGACGCCAGCTGGCTGTGGGTAACGTTGCTCAAGCCGTAGTGGTCGGCCAGCCCCCTAGCCACGGCGGCCTCGAGAACCTTGACGACGTCGCATATCGTGTAGCCGGCGGGCACCCAGTGCAACATGGCGATCCAAGGCCTCCTCCCCAGCCGCTCGGCCGAGCGGGACAGCCTCTTGAACACCTCCTCAGGCTCTAACGTAGTTGGGTGTATCTTCGACACGACTAACACCTCCTCGACGCCCGAGGCGGCGATTTTTATCAACTCCTCGGCGTGTCCGTCGCCGTACAGCTCAGAGGTGTCGACGAGGCGGAGGCCCAGCTCAAAGCCCCGCCTCAGCGCCCTGACCCACTCAAAGTCGTTGGAATCGTCACGCCTCCAGAAATCACCCCCAATGCCAAATGTGCCGAGCCCAATCTCGGGGACACACCACACTGATTTTACACACTTCACATTTTAACACATGTTATCACTTTTTTAAACTTTTCCATCATTATGTAAAAAGATGTTCTAATTTGCCGCTTTTAGCCGCCTCCCTAATTTCGTGGGCTATCCTCTCCCCCATGTCCATTGGCCTGTCGAAGTAAAGCACTGAGTAGGGCGAGCCGTAGCCCATGTAGATATTGGTACCAGCCACGATCCTCCCCGAGAATTCGAAAACCACTATGGACATGTCGTCTTTTATTATCGATTCAAGGCAGTAGGGCCCGGCCATCCTACAGCCGACCATCTCCTCCACGGCCTTTGCGAACCTCTCGCCGTAGTCCTGTATTCTCGGCAGGAGGGACTCCCTGAGCACCAGGGGGAGGTTGCCCACCACTACAAACGTCGGCTCTGCCCAGCCGAAGGTCCTCCCATCCACGTTGCTCTCGTACCTAATATCTGCGCCAAATATCTCCACTCTAGAATAGACGGGGGAAGCGAAGTAGTGGTAATACGCAGGTACGCCGAAGAGATACTCCTGTACTATATACGGCTCGGACACAGACGCGAGCTTGCGGGCGAGCTCCTCTCTGTTCCGCGCCACGAAGTACCCCCTACCCCCCTTGGCTCCGAAGAGCTTGACGATGACAGGCCCCTCGGCCTCCTCAGCCGAGCGGTAGACCTTCGGAATGGGAATCCCGGCCTTCTCCAGAAGAGACATCTTCTTAAACTGATCAGCCTCCCACCTCAACAGCTCTCTACACCCAAGCGTGGGCACCGGGGCCTCCAGCGCCTGCCTCCACCCCACGTACTCTACATAGGATCCGTGGGGGATCAACACCGCGTTGCTGGAAGCCAGCTTCTCAGCCGCCTTTCTAAAGTTAGAAAAATCCGCGGTCCACACCTCGTCGATAAAACTAAACTGGCGGTAGAAACGCGCCGTCTCCTCCCCCCTGGCCACCGCAATAGTCCGGAAGCCGTACTTCTTAGCTCCTCTTAATATCTGGAGAGCTGTGTGGGAAGCCACAGTAGCTATGGCGAGGTGGTCGAGGTCGTATTTTTTTAGTATTTGCGACATGTGGCGAGTTGCTGTCCTAGTTTTATAGATTTATTTGGAGTCCCATAGCTGGTATTAAACCTTACTCTTTAATTTATTTCATAGTTTCTCATTTCTTTTTCAGAATTTTTAAAATTTCATAAATTATTTATTATACGTTCTTTATTTTTAATATTTAAATAGAGTTGTTATGACTCACATATGGGGAAGTATAAGATTGTCGTCTTGTCGCCTGTTCCAGAGGCATTGTTAAGGATGTGGGCCGCGCCCATTGCGCAGAAATACGGCATATCTCTTGAAGATGTTGAGGTAGTCACATTCTTTGAACCCAATTATGATGAGATTAGCCGAGAGGTTGCCAATGCTGACGTTGTTGTTGGGGATTACACTTTCCGGTTTAAAATCGATGCGTCTCTCTGTGGAAAAATGGCGAAGGTAAAATTAATACAGCAACCAAGTACTGGCTACGACCATATAGATGTAGAGTCTTGTGCAAAGAGGGGGATACCCGTGGCCAACATCGGAGGGGCTAACGCCATTTCAGTCGCTGAGCACACCATAATGCTTGCACTTATGTTGTTGAAGAGGGCTGTATATGCCCATGAGAGGCTTGTTGGCGGCCAGTGGACTCAAGGCGAACTTATGAACACAATTGGAGAGATATATGGCAAGACATGGGGCGTCTTGGGCATGGGTAGGATAGGTAGAGAGGTAGCCGTTAGGGCTATGAGCTTCGGCGCCAAGGTGGTATACTACGATGTGGTTCGTAAGGAGGATGTGGAGAAGCTAGGCGTTGAGTACAGGCCATTTAACAGACTTCTGACAGAGAGCGACATTCTCAGTATACATGTACCGCTTACCCCGCAGACCAAGGGGATGATAGGCGAGCGCGAGCTTAGGATGATGAAGCCCAGCGCGGTGCTTATCAACGTATCACGTGGAGAGATTACAGACGAGGCGGCGCTTGCAAAGGCGGTTAGAGAAGGCTGGATCGCGGGGGTCGGGGTTGATGTATTTTCTACAGAGCCGCCGCCGCATGACCACCCGCTTCTGCAAGCCGCCAGGGAGGGGTTTAACGTTATTGTGACACCTCACATAGCCGGCGCTACTAATGAGGCTAGGTTGAGGATTATAAACGTCACTCTTGAAAATGTGTTTAAGGTACTCGCGGGTCTGAAACCGGATAACGTCGTAAATATACCATGAATGTAGCGCAGGTTGTTGTTAAGTGTTTGGAACAGCTAGGCGTAAAGAGAATTTACGGATTGATAGGTACATCAATTTTAGACTTCATAGACGCAGTTAGAGACAGCGGTTTAAGGTACATCTCAACGCGCCATGAGCAGGTCGCCGTGTCGATGGCAGATGCCGAAGGGAGGGTAACAGGCAAGCCAGGCGTGGCCGCCGTGCATGCAGGCCCTGGCTTTTTAAATTCTCTAATCTCGGTGGCAAACGCATACAAAGACGTGTCGCCTCTATTGTTAATATCTGGCGCAGTTAAAAGAAGGCTCGGCGGGCTGGATTCGTGGCTAGAGGTGCCGCAGAGGGAGATTATCAAGCCTATCGTCAAGGCCGCCTATAGAATCGACAAGCCGCTAGACGCCGCCAAGATAGTGGCAGAGGCCTATTCTATCGCCGCCTCACCACCACAGGGGCCGGTCTTTATCGAAGTTCCAGAAGATGTATGGAGTATGTCGTCTGAATACATGCCGTGCCGGGCAGAGGTGCGCCCCCCTCCACCAGTTCCGGTGGATGGAGTTAAGAAGGTGGCGGAATTGCTGTCGAGGGCTAGGAGAGTGGTTATTCTTGCTGGTGGTGGTGTGAATAGCGAGGAGGGGTCAAGGCTTTTGCTACAGCTAGCGGAGAGGTGGCGAATACCGGTGGCTGTGACTGGAAATGGACGCGGTGCCTTCCCCGAGGATCACCCACTTTTCCTGGGGCGGGCTGGGTTTGGTGGGGGTAACATAGTTGCGGATCACGCATTGGCTAGGGCTGATTTAGTATTGGCTGTGGGGGCGGGGCTCTCCGACACGACTACCTACGGCTACAACTACGTCCCTAGGGGGGACATCGTCGTGGTTAACCTCGACCCGCTGGCTGAAAAGAAGCCTATTCCCTACACCATATATTTCTACGGCGACGCGGTCGATTTCTTGAGGAAGCTCCTAGCTACTGATCTAAATATAAAACTTGATGAAGATTGGTACAGAGAATTAGAGGGGGTGAGGGCGAATTGGAACACGTTGCTGGAAGAGGCGCTTTCAAGAAAGTACCAAGGTTTTGTAAATCCCTCGAAGTTCTTCCACAAACTTGACAAGGCGCTTCCCAGGGAAATTGTAATGATTGGCGGGCAAGGATTGCACATAGTCTACACCTTCAGCTTCGTGAGGATAAGAGCGGTGCGGGGATACCTTGCAGCCTTTAACCTAGGGGCTATGGGCTTCGCCTTCCCGGCGGCGCTGGGGGCTAAACTGGCGATGCCAGAGCGCGATGTATATGCCGTGGTGGGCGACGGCGAGTTTATGATGACTGTGCAAGATCTAGAGACGGCGGTTAGGGAGAAGATTCCGGTAAAGGTTATAATCGTAAACGATAATTCTTACAGGGTCCTTTACGCTAGGCAAAAGGCGCAGAAAATGGGCAGAGTCTTCGGCACGCTCCACACAAATCCAGATTTTGTAAAACTAACAGATGCATTTGGTGTAGAGGCCATGTCGATAAACTCAGACGAAGAGATACCCAAAGCCGTGAAATATATCACGGAAAAAAGCGAAGGACCCAGAGTTCTTGAAATTAAGATCCATCCAGACGATTTACCTCCAATGAATATAGAGGCCGCGTTGAGATTTTAATACCTGACATTTAACATCCATGTTTTTTGGCAGACAGTACAGCGAGGAGGAGCTACGGCTTATCCGCTGTATTGAGGAGGTGGTGGCGGGCTCGGGGGGAGGTAGCGACGACAGGTGCCTCAGGGCCGCCGCCGAGTATCTGTGCCGGAAGAGGCTTGGCGAGGCGGCGTCGCTGGACAAGATAGCGGCTAGACACGGAGTTCAGCTACTCTGCGTCTATAGGTGGTACAGCAAGCTTTTCCAGATGGGGTACAGATACCCCAGAGACGAATTTGAACACCACCTAGAGACGGTGAGGAAGATCTACGGGGAGGCGGTAGCCGAGGAGGTGAGGAGGCTGTACGAATTTCTAAAGTCTAAGGGCGCCGTCCAGGGCCTGAAGCCTGGCGGCGTCGTGGCCGCCCTCCTGTACTACGCCGCTAAGAAACACCGCTTTAAATACGACGTGGTGAAGGCGGCGTATGAATTCGACACGTATCCAGAGACCGTGGAGAAAAACATAGTCCTCTTCCAGTGGTACATCCACGGAATCATCTAGGGTCGACCACGTGGCCTATGAAGTATATAGTCTTCGTGGACCTGTCGGCCAGCACGAATATAAACGGCTTATCTATAACGACGTGGCGGCCTCCCGTCTTGGCGCAGATAGGCTTCATAACTACCCCCGTGGCCGCGCCCGCCACGACGCCGTTTTCGTCAGCCTTTATGAACGCGCCGTGGAAAACGTCGTCGATGTAGAGCCCCCCGTATTTCTTCACGTCCACCATATGTGAGAAGTCCGCCTTGCCGGGGCTGAAGGCGTCCGTGACGCCCATGTCCATGAGGAGGGGCTTGATTGACTGCTTAAACTCGGCCTTGAAGAGGGGCATCTTCACACTCACCACCTCGTCTGGTAGCGTGGAGACGGCTTCTAGTAGCTTCTCGAAAGTCAGCGTCTCCACATATCTACGGAAATCCACAGGCATGACTATGTACATGGCGACGTCTGTATCTCTGAAGAGCAACTCGACGACAACAACGTCTTCGGAGGCCCTCCCCCTAAGAGAGGGGTCACTACAGCTCCCCAGACTCAGAGACATGTACTCCACGGGGCCGACCCCTCCAAACTCGGCCTTGCCCACTCTCACAAAACTCTCGGGCCACCAGCTCCCGTTGAAAAACAGCGTAGACACCAGCACTGCGTGCGGCACCCAACCGACTGGGTAGTCCTCTGGGATTAAGCCCTTGACTAGGCCCCTGGTCCTCTCCTCAATCCACTTGTTGATATGCCTCAGAGCCCCCTTGACATCTCTTTTGAAATCCACCCTCCTCACCTCGGCGCCGATGCACCTCAGCCTCGACAAGTAGCTATCCGTAACCGGCATATCCGCCTGGAGCCAAGCGGCCACGCCCTCCTCCACACCCCGTCCCGCCCTCGGCAACACACAGGAATCTTCGCCGAATCCCATCACCCTCTTGATCTCCTCCCTCGTGGCGCCGGAGGCCCCGGCGTACGCCATGGCAAAAGCCTTGTAGACTGTGTACGGCGAGATGACGAGATTCCTGTCCATCTCCTGCAGTGCAATCCTCCTGTACAGCTCAACGGCGAAGCGGCCGTAGGAGCTGTAGTTCACAACGCCGCCCCTCTCCGTTAGGTTGAGCGGGGGGCTCCCCGTCGGGGGCTCCGCGGGCGGGGCCTCGGAGCCGCCCTGTGCGGCGAGGTAAACCAGGTAGAGCGCCACTGCGATGACCGCCGCCGTCGCTATCGCCGTCAGCACCGCGATCTTCATGGAGACGCGTGGACACCTGCTTTAATACCTAACGTACCGCCAGTACATCTATAGAAGTTCGTCCAGGGCCCTCTCCAGGGCTTTTGCAACTTCGTGACCCCTCTCCGTCAGCCTCACCGAGCCGTCCCTCTCCACCACCAGCTCCCTCTGCTTCAGGAACTCTAGATACTCGAGGAAGCGGGGGTAGTTGAGCCGGGTCCTCATGTATAGCTGCGTCCTCCCCATGGGGCCTTGGAGGAGGGCTAGGAGTATGCGGGCAATCACGTCAAGATCGTACTTAGCCATACGGCGAGCCTCCTCCTCGCCCGGTAGTAGTGCCAAACGCCCCACACCCCCGGCACGGCCAGAGCCGCATATAGGGGGCTTAGCGGGGCGAGGGAGGCGGACGCGGCTACCGTAGCCGCCGAGAAGGGCAGAATTGCCTTGAAGCGCCTCCATTTACACAAGGCGCCTTCGCAAGCCAGTGAGAGGTACACCGCGTAGATGTACAAAGCTACCCCAGCCATGCCTGAGACGGCGCTCCACAGCGCCAGTACCCACCACAACCCCGGCACGTAGTTGCCAAGCGGGACGTACCCACCACCCTCGGCGGGCTTCGAGGTCGTATTGCTGTAATTTACATACTTTACGTCGTAGTTGACGTTCACCAGCACAACTGTCACATTAGCTCTGCACAGCGCCTTCTTTGCGGTGTCGTTGTAAAACGGCCAGGGAGCGGCTCCACCACTGCATATATCAACCGTGGCGGTGCGGCTGGCCGCCTCTGTCCAGTTCCCCTCCCTATTTTCCGCGGCGGGTCTTTTGGCTATAGT
The sequence above is drawn from the Pyrobaculum ferrireducens genome and encodes:
- a CDS encoding formate--phosphoribosylaminoimidazolecarboxamide ligase family protein, with the translated sequence MVSVAVLASHSALDVLDGARDEGLKTIAVAKRGRDRAYREFPVVDKLIVLDDYRDILKIVDELRREEAVFVPNRSFAVYVGYDAIEREFAVPIFGNRYLLRWEERVGPQNYYRLLDEGGIRRPRTFRVDEVDRPVIVKMPEAERRVERGFFIARDRDDLLKKARRLADAGVIKLEDLQSASIEELVLGAHFNANYFYSVVRRRLELHSFDRRIQSDLDGIYRLPARDQLELDPEVRYVEVGHEPATIRESLLEKVFDIGYRFVEAARRLVPPGVIGPFTLQFIVTPQLDLVVYDVAPRIGGGTNVYIGVGGQYSKLYWGRPISIGRRIAIEIREAAERGFLSEVTT
- a CDS encoding ferredoxin, with product MIYVKVDRWLCTGCGLCQGAVFEMVEGLSAVRREYRLDGRIDEGVVGEELLPNVMRAARACPNGGITWRRLGGDFG
- a CDS encoding aldo/keto reductase encodes the protein MKCVKSVWCVPEIGLGTFGIGGDFWRRDDSNDFEWVRALRRGFELGLRLVDTSELYGDGHAEELIKIAASGVEEVLVVSKIHPTTLEPEEVFKRLSRSAERLGRRPWIAMLHWVPAGYTICDVVKVLEAAVARGLADHYGLSNVTHSQLASALTCAKKLQPAAVENRYSLRYRRDELDVLPLAQREGLLYLGYSALERGALALDPLLGSIGRRYEKSAVQIALNWYTKIPNVVPVVKASNARHVEEIAQSIGWEIKEEDWKLIDKQFYIYRLQY
- a CDS encoding formate--phosphoribosylaminoimidazolecarboxamide ligase encodes the protein MSQILKKYDLDHLAIATVASHTALQILRGAKKYGFRTIAVARGEETARFYRQFSFIDEVWTADFSNFRKAAEKLASSNAVLIPHGSYVEYVGWRQALEAPVPTLGCRELLRWEADQFKKMSLLEKAGIPIPKVYRSAEEAEGPVIVKLFGAKGGRGYFVARNREELARKLASVSEPYIVQEYLFGVPAYYHYFASPVYSRVEIFGADIRYESNVDGRTFGWAEPTFVVVGNLPLVLRESLLPRIQDYGERFAKAVEEMVGCRMAGPYCLESIIKDDMSIVVFEFSGRIVAGTNIYMGYGSPYSVLYFDRPMDMGERIAHEIREAAKSGKLEHLFT
- a CDS encoding 2-hydroxyacid dehydrogenase, which encodes MGKYKIVVLSPVPEALLRMWAAPIAQKYGISLEDVEVVTFFEPNYDEISREVANADVVVGDYTFRFKIDASLCGKMAKVKLIQQPSTGYDHIDVESCAKRGIPVANIGGANAISVAEHTIMLALMLLKRAVYAHERLVGGQWTQGELMNTIGEIYGKTWGVLGMGRIGREVAVRAMSFGAKVVYYDVVRKEDVEKLGVEYRPFNRLLTESDILSIHVPLTPQTKGMIGERELRMMKPSAVLINVSRGEITDEAALAKAVREGWIAGVGVDVFSTEPPPHDHPLLQAAREGFNVIVTPHIAGATNEARLRIINVTLENVFKVLAGLKPDNVVNIP
- a CDS encoding thiamine pyrophosphate-binding protein, encoding MNVAQVVVKCLEQLGVKRIYGLIGTSILDFIDAVRDSGLRYISTRHEQVAVSMADAEGRVTGKPGVAAVHAGPGFLNSLISVANAYKDVSPLLLISGAVKRRLGGLDSWLEVPQREIIKPIVKAAYRIDKPLDAAKIVAEAYSIAASPPQGPVFIEVPEDVWSMSSEYMPCRAEVRPPPPVPVDGVKKVAELLSRARRVVILAGGGVNSEEGSRLLLQLAERWRIPVAVTGNGRGAFPEDHPLFLGRAGFGGGNIVADHALARADLVLAVGAGLSDTTTYGYNYVPRGDIVVVNLDPLAEKKPIPYTIYFYGDAVDFLRKLLATDLNIKLDEDWYRELEGVRANWNTLLEEALSRKYQGFVNPSKFFHKLDKALPREIVMIGGQGLHIVYTFSFVRIRAVRGYLAAFNLGAMGFAFPAALGAKLAMPERDVYAVVGDGEFMMTVQDLETAVREKIPVKVIIVNDNSYRVLYARQKAQKMGRVFGTLHTNPDFVKLTDAFGVEAMSINSDEEIPKAVKYITEKSEGPRVLEIKIHPDDLPPMNIEAALRF
- a CDS encoding serpin family protein, with product MKIAVLTAIATAAVIAVALYLVYLAAQGGSEAPPAEPPTGSPPLNLTERGGVVNYSSYGRFAVELYRRIALQEMDRNLVISPYTVYKAFAMAYAGASGATREEIKRVMGFGEDSCVLPRAGRGVEEGVAAWLQADMPVTDSYLSRLRCIGAEVRRVDFKRDVKGALRHINKWIEERTRGLVKGLIPEDYPVGWVPHAVLVSTLFFNGSWWPESFVRVGKAEFGGVGPVEYMSLSLGSCSDPSLRGRASEDVVVVELLFRDTDVAMYIVMPVDFRRYVETLTFEKLLEAVSTLPDEVVSVKMPLFKAEFKQSIKPLLMDMGVTDAFSPGKADFSHMVDVKKYGGLYIDDVFHGAFIKADENGVVAGAATGVVMKPICAKTGGRHVVIDKPFIFVLADRSTKTIYFIGHVVDPR
- a CDS encoding winged helix-turn-helix domain-containing protein, with the protein product MAKYDLDVIARILLALLQGPMGRTQLYMRTRLNYPRFLEYLEFLKQRELVVERDGSVRLTERGHEVAKALERALDELL